The window GCTCTTGCTGCTCCTGCCGGCTGCGCTTCATCATCCAGAACGCCAGGCCGGCCATAAGCGCTATCAGCGATACCTTCTTCAATCGGACCTCCAGGGCTTTCTTACTATAGGTATCGGTCCGGACGGCGGTCAAATTTCGTCCCGGATGCAACTGCCGCCCCTCCGGCGCGCTGTTATCCGGGAGCAAGCCCCCGCGGCCTAGAGTGAACGCGGTGGTCCCGAAGCCGCAACGGTCTTTCGGGGCCATCGCCACGCGGGGTCAGTTGGCGGGCCGGCGGCCGGTCTGAAGGCGGACGGAGCTAGGGTCGCTGGTCGCGGCCGCGGCGGAAGAACTCCTCCACGTCCTGCAGGATGCTCTCCGCCGGGGGGAGCTCAGGCGCGGCCTCGTTCTCACTCTCGGCCTGCGCCTCGATGGCGTCCAGGCGCTCCTCGAGAGCGCGGACGTACTCGGAGACCTCGGCGTTCTTGGAGGTCGCCTCCTCCAGCTGTGTCCGGAAGGCGGCGGAGGCGCGGATCATGCGCCCGAGCGGGATCTGGACCTCCAGCATCGCTCCCAGCGCCTGCAGCAGCGCGAGCGAAGCCGTCGGGTTCGGCGTCGCTGAGACGTAGTGGGGGACGTTCGCCCAGAGAGACCCGACAGGGATGTTGCGGGCGCGCAGCTCCGTAGTGAGTACGCCGCTGATCCCGGTTGGGCCCTGGTAGCGCCCGGTGCGGGCGCGATTGACGATGCCGGCCCTCGCGGCCATCTCGTCGGTCGGGGCCGTGCCGGTTATCCGTACGGGTCGCGTGTGGGGGAAGTCTACGAACATGGCGCCCAGCGTGATCACGGTGCTGACCTTGAACCGCTCAAGCACTTCCATGATGCACCCCAGGTAGGTCTTCCACTTCAGGTGCGGTTCCACGCCAACGAGCACGATGAGGTCTTTTTCCGGCAGGCGGTGGTAGTAGAACTTGTTCTCCGGCCACTCCAGCTCACGGACCTCACCAACCCAGCGGACTGTCGGCCGTAGCGCCGTGAAGTCGTAGAACTCCTCGGGGTCGATTTCGGCGAGCAGGGGCGTGCGCCAGCGGTCGGCGAGGTAGGCAGCGGCGGCGGAAGCCGCGGCGCCGGCGTCCGACCAGCCGGTGAAGGCGGCGATCATGACGGGCTCGCGGAGGTCGGGTGAGTCGACGATGCGAAGCGGGGTCATCCAGGTGGCCTCCTTTGATAGTGTCTCAGGCCACGTCACTTTTGATTCTAGCACTTTCGCGCATGCGGACATTTCGAGGGAACGCGGGCCATGCCCGTGGGAGCGTCAGATTGCCTGGATACACGACTGGCGGACGGCGGACATTCCGGGAATCGCCGGTCTCGCGCCAGACTGCTCGAAACCGAGCATCGCCCGAGGGACCGTGATGCTGAGGGAGCCGAGCGGCACCCGCACGCCCTGCCCGACTAACGAGGGCCGCGTATATCCGGCCGCCAGACTATGCCAATGGGGCTGGTGCCAAGGGCCGGAATCGAACCGGCGACCCCAGCTTTTTCAGAGCTGTGCTCTACCGACTGAGCTACCTTGGCATAGCGAGGGATAATCCACTATAGGAAAACGCGTCTCCGCCAGTCAAACTCGTGGTGTGCGGGGACCAGGACATCCTATACACCTGGGAGGCCTCTCCTGGAGCGCGGGGGGGCCGGACTCCTGCGCCGGCCTCGTGCGCCGGCGGCGCCCGCCGCGGGCGGCCCCGCTCAGATTCGCGACAGGCCTCCGGCGCACCTCGTGACGCTTGACACAAACTCGAGGCCGTAACTATGCTGCGACTGCCGCAGGGGCAGGGAGGAAGACCTGATGACCACACCGGCAGGCGACACAAACCGCCCTTCCGGCCAACTCATTGTAGCGCTCGTCCTCATCGTAGTCCTCGCTGCCCTCGTCCTCTACAGCTCCTTCACCGTCCTCAACCTTCCCAGAGGCGTCACTGAAGAGAGCGAACACATCTGGAACCTCTACCAGGCGACCCTGGCCATTTCGATGGTCATCTACTTCGCCGTCACGGCGGGGATCATTTACGCCATCTTCCGCTTTCGCCAGCGGAGCAAGGAGCTGCCGCAGCAGATCCACGGCAGCAGCCGGCTTGAGCTTCTCTGGACGGTCATCCCCGTCGGCATCCTGGTCGCCCTCTTCATCCCTTCGCTCGTCGTCATGATCGACCTCAAGACCCCGCCCTCCGACGACGAGGCCGACCTGGTCATCGAGGTGGTCGCGCACCAGTGGTGGTGGGAGTTCGTGTACTGCACGAACGGCGACTGTGCGTCCCCGAACAACGTCCGGGTGCAGCGCACGCCGCCGAACTACGATGACCTGAAGCCGCCCGCGCTGGTGGTCCCTACCGGGCAGAAGGTGAAGGCCTACGTGCGTTCGACGGACGTCGTGCACAGCTTTTACTGGCCGCGATCGCTCTATAAGCTCCAGGCCATCCCCGGCAACGTCAACGAGCTTCACTTCACTGTGAAGAGCGGCAAGGAAGGGACTTACAGCGGCCAGTGCTACCAGTTCTGCGGCCTGCGCCACGCCGACATGCTCTTCGTAGTCGACGCGCGGACGCCGTCCGAATTCCAGAGCTGGCTCAACGAGCAACGCCGCGCCCAGGGCCTGGAGACCACTAATCCGACCGCAAGCGCGGACAGGGACTAAGGCTTGCACCTTCCTACGACTGATTGCTTGGCAGGCAGGACGGGACTATGACGACACACGCCGCCGTTGCCCATGGCCACGCCCCGGACGGGGCCGCGCACGAGCACGCCCAGGGAATGAGCCGGGGCATGGCCGGGATGGTCTTCTTCATCGCCTCCGAAATAATGCTCTTCGGCGGCCTTTTTGCCGGCTACTTCTACATCGTCAACCAGGCGGACACCTGGCCGCCCGAGGGCATCGAGCACACGCCCGGCACGGCCGTCGGGGCTCTCCTCACCGTGGTACTGATCACTAGCGGGCTCCTCGGCCATGCGGGCATCGTGGCGCTGCGTTCGGGGACATACGGATTCGTCCTCCAGACGGGCAGCCGCAAGGGCCTCATCCTCGGCATATCCCTCGCCATCCTGCTGGGCACGATCTTCATCGCCGGGCAGGCCTACGAGTGGCTCACCCTGTTCGACGAGGGCCTCACGGCAAAGTCCGGCGTATACGGCAGCACCTTCTACATCCTCACCGGGTTCCACGGCGCCCACGTGATCGCCGGCCTGGCGATGCTCTGGGTTGTCCTGGTCCGGGCCCTCTGGGGCGACTTCACGCCGAGGCGCCACCTCTTCGCCGATGCGGCGATGCTCTACTGGCACTTCGTCGACGTGGTGTGGGTGCTGCTCTTCGTCATCATCTATCTGGTCAACAAGTAATCGGCCCGCACGAGAGGTAGCTCATGGCCACCGGCGCGATAGCAAGACCAACCCATCACCCGAGGCACTACACCGGGATCCTCGAATGGGTGCTGACTACCGACCACAAGAAGATCGGGATCATGTACCTGCTCTTCACGATCTTCTTCATGCTCATCGGCGGCATCCTGGCCCTTCTCGTCCGTACACAGTTGGTCTGGTCGAACACGGAGGTGTTCTCGAAGGACGCATACAACCAGTTCTTCACTATGCACGCCTCCACCATGCTCTTCCTGTTCGTGATCCCCGTGGGGGCTGGATTCGGTAACTACCTCCTGCCCCTGATGATCGGCGCGAAGGACATGGCCTACCCGCGGATCAACGCCCTCAGCCTCTGGCTTATCCCGCTGGCTGCCATCTTCATGTTCAGCTCCTTCTTCGTCGAGGGCGGGGCGGCCAAGAGCGGCTGGACCGAGTACGCGCCGATGACGCTGCGCACCTTCTCGCCGGGCCACGGCACTGACCTCTGGATCCTCGGCGTCCAGATTCTCGGTATCTCCTCGGTGGGCGGCGGCATCAACTTCCTGGTGACGACGATGACCATGCGCGCCCCCGGCATGACGCCTGCGCGCATGCCGATCTTCGTCTGGATGATCGTCGTTACTTCCGTCCTGGTCGTCTTCGCGACACCGGTCCTCGCCAGCGTGCTGACGATGCTCTTCTTCGACCGCAACCTGGGGACGCACTTCTTCGACCCGCGCGAGGGAGGGAACCCGCTGCTGTACCAGCAATTGTTCTGGTTCTACAGCCACCCGGCGGTTTACATCATGATCCTGCCCGCCATGGGCATCGTCTCCGAGGTACTGCCCGTCTTCTCTCGCAAGCCGCTCTTCGGCTACAAGGCCGTCGCCTACGCGGGCGCTGCCATCGGCATCCTGGGATTCTGCGTTTGGATGCACCACATGTTTGCGACCGGCCTCAGCATCCCGCTAACCACCGTGACCATGTTCACGACGATGATGATCGCCGTCCCGTCCGGCGTGAAGATGTTCAACTGGCTCGGCACGATGTGGTACGGGAGCCTGGTCTTCAAGACGCCGATGTACTTCGCCATTGGCTTCCTCTTCCTGTTCCTGATCGGCGGCGTCGACGGCGTCTTCCACGCCGTCGTGCCCGTCGACTACGCCATCAACGACACCTACTGGGTCGTGAGCCACATCCACTACGTGCTCTTCGGCGGGGCTGTGTTCGGCGTCTTCGCCGGCATCTACTACTGGTTCCCGAAGATGACCGGCAAGTTCCTGGACGAGACGCTGGGCAAGACCCACTTCTGGCTCATGTTCGTCGGCATGAACCTTGCCTTCATGCCCATGCACGTCCTTGGCCTGATGGGCATGCCCCGGCGCATCGCGACCTACGAGAGCGGCCATGGCTGGGAGTGGTGGAACCTCGTCTCCACCGTAGGCGCCTTCATCATCGCTGTCTCACTCCTCTTCTTCCTCTACAACTTCTTCAAGACCCTGGCGTCCGCGCCGAAGACGGCGGGCGACGACCCGTGGGAGGGCAATACGCTCGAGTGGATGACGACGTCGCCGCCGCCGGAGCACAACTTCGACTCGCTGCCGCCAGTCCACAGCGAGCGCCCGGCATTCGACGCCCGGGCAGGCCGGATGTCCTACCGCCCTGGCGCGGCGGCGCACTAGAGGAGAGAGGAGCTAGGACGAAAGCGTGAACATCAAGCCCTGGCAGATCTTCGTCTTCTCTCTCGTCCCGCTGGCGCTGGTGTTCGCCGGAGTCATCGGAGGCTCCTTCTGGGGCGCTGACTCGGGGAAAGAGGTGTTTGGCGCGGCGCCGCCGCCCGCGGCGACGCAGCCGGCGGGCACTCCCAGCGCAGGCGGCAGCCCTGAACCCGGCGGTACGGTCCTGACCATCACGGCGCGAAACCTCCTCTTCGACAAGCGGACCCTGACCGCCCCCGCAAACACGAGGATCACCGTGCGCCTCACCAACGAGGACTCGGGCGTGCTCCACAACATCGCTTTCTACCGCAACCGCCAGGCGACACAGCGCCTCACCCCCGACTCAGTCGGTGAACTCTTCGCCGGCCCGGCGACGCGTGACCTGACTTTCACGACGCCGGCGCGCGGCAGCTACTTCTTCCGCTGCGACGTGCACCCGGACACCATGACCGGGACGTTTACGGTCCAGTAGGGCCGGCCGTTTCCCGGCAGGCGGGCCCGGGCCGTCTAGCCGGCCTTTTCGCCGTCCGCGCCTTCGAGCGCCGCGACATGCTCGGCCAGCACCTCGCGGCGGGCGAAGCGCAGTAGCAGCGCCACGCCGACGAGCACCACGAGCGCGTCATCCAGCTGCCCGAGGACGGGGATAAAGTCGGGCACGATGTCCAGAGGCATCGCGAGGTAGAGGACGAGGGCCACGGGCAGGATGCGGACGGCGACCGGTATGCGCCTGTCACTCAGGATGGCCCGGGCGAGGCGCAGTTTGGGACGCAGTGGCAGCCCGCCGATGCGCTTGA of the Dehalococcoidia bacterium genome contains:
- a CDS encoding PAC2 family protein; this encodes MTPLRIVDSPDLREPVMIAAFTGWSDAGAAASAAAAYLADRWRTPLLAEIDPEEFYDFTALRPTVRWVGEVRELEWPENKFYYHRLPEKDLIVLVGVEPHLKWKTYLGCIMEVLERFKVSTVITLGAMFVDFPHTRPVRITGTAPTDEMAARAGIVNRARTGRYQGPTGISGVLTTELRARNIPVGSLWANVPHYVSATPNPTASLALLQALGAMLEVQIPLGRMIRASAAFRTQLEEATSKNAEVSEYVRALEERLDAIEAQAESENEAAPELPPAESILQDVEEFFRRGRDQRP
- the ctaD gene encoding cytochrome c oxidase subunit I gives rise to the protein MATGAIARPTHHPRHYTGILEWVLTTDHKKIGIMYLLFTIFFMLIGGILALLVRTQLVWSNTEVFSKDAYNQFFTMHASTMLFLFVIPVGAGFGNYLLPLMIGAKDMAYPRINALSLWLIPLAAIFMFSSFFVEGGAAKSGWTEYAPMTLRTFSPGHGTDLWILGVQILGISSVGGGINFLVTTMTMRAPGMTPARMPIFVWMIVVTSVLVVFATPVLASVLTMLFFDRNLGTHFFDPREGGNPLLYQQLFWFYSHPAVYIMILPAMGIVSEVLPVFSRKPLFGYKAVAYAGAAIGILGFCVWMHHMFATGLSIPLTTVTMFTTMMIAVPSGVKMFNWLGTMWYGSLVFKTPMYFAIGFLFLFLIGGVDGVFHAVVPVDYAINDTYWVVSHIHYVLFGGAVFGVFAGIYYWFPKMTGKFLDETLGKTHFWLMFVGMNLAFMPMHVLGLMGMPRRIATYESGHGWEWWNLVSTVGAFIIAVSLLFFLYNFFKTLASAPKTAGDDPWEGNTLEWMTTSPPPEHNFDSLPPVHSERPAFDARAGRMSYRPGAAAH
- a CDS encoding YkvA family protein, with the translated sequence MPLIEPLVWIPLAAVALTIAVLVAVRLSWRRTSMEDRQLLKRIGGLPLRPKLRLARAILSDRRIPVAVRILPVALVLYLAMPLDIVPDFIPVLGQLDDALVVLVGVALLLRFARREVLAEHVAALEGADGEKAG
- a CDS encoding cytochrome c oxidase subunit 3, with translation MTTHAAVAHGHAPDGAAHEHAQGMSRGMAGMVFFIASEIMLFGGLFAGYFYIVNQADTWPPEGIEHTPGTAVGALLTVVLITSGLLGHAGIVALRSGTYGFVLQTGSRKGLILGISLAILLGTIFIAGQAYEWLTLFDEGLTAKSGVYGSTFYILTGFHGAHVIAGLAMLWVVLVRALWGDFTPRRHLFADAAMLYWHFVDVVWVLLFVIIYLVNK
- the coxB gene encoding cytochrome c oxidase subunit II codes for the protein MTTPAGDTNRPSGQLIVALVLIVVLAALVLYSSFTVLNLPRGVTEESEHIWNLYQATLAISMVIYFAVTAGIIYAIFRFRQRSKELPQQIHGSSRLELLWTVIPVGILVALFIPSLVVMIDLKTPPSDDEADLVIEVVAHQWWWEFVYCTNGDCASPNNVRVQRTPPNYDDLKPPALVVPTGQKVKAYVRSTDVVHSFYWPRSLYKLQAIPGNVNELHFTVKSGKEGTYSGQCYQFCGLRHADMLFVVDARTPSEFQSWLNEQRRAQGLETTNPTASADRD
- a CDS encoding cupredoxin domain-containing protein: MNIKPWQIFVFSLVPLALVFAGVIGGSFWGADSGKEVFGAAPPPAATQPAGTPSAGGSPEPGGTVLTITARNLLFDKRTLTAPANTRITVRLTNEDSGVLHNIAFYRNRQATQRLTPDSVGELFAGPATRDLTFTTPARGSYFFRCDVHPDTMTGTFTVQ